The Klebsiella sp. RHBSTW-00484 genome includes a window with the following:
- a CDS encoding fumarylacetoacetate hydrolase family protein — protein sequence MKLISFCVSNIPRYGLLREGGVVDLTRHFLQYPSLKSFLAAMDNIPAEMLSHMAIDYALDEIEFLPLIPDPQKILCVGMNYQAKRLEFDEQDPDPTLFIRFPDSQCGHLGDIIKPAASHEFDYEGELALVIGKRGRNIPAERALEHVAGYSCYMDGSARDWQHAWFTAGKNWPSTGGFGPWLVTRDEIADPNALAIKTRLNGMEVQNDNTASMIHSVPELIAYISTFCVLTPGDVILTGSPGGVGKKRTPPLFLQDGDTIEVEIENIGCLRNRIVDEVPEA from the coding sequence ATGAAGTTAATCAGTTTTTGCGTAAGCAATATCCCCCGCTATGGTCTGCTGCGGGAGGGCGGCGTTGTCGATTTAACCCGACATTTTCTGCAATATCCGTCGCTGAAGTCTTTTCTGGCGGCCATGGACAACATTCCGGCAGAAATGCTGTCGCATATGGCGATCGACTACGCCCTCGATGAGATCGAATTTTTGCCGCTGATCCCCGACCCGCAAAAGATCCTCTGCGTCGGGATGAACTACCAGGCCAAACGACTGGAGTTTGACGAACAGGATCCCGACCCGACGCTGTTTATCCGCTTTCCGGATTCCCAGTGCGGGCATCTGGGCGACATCATTAAACCGGCCGCCAGCCACGAGTTTGATTATGAAGGTGAACTGGCGCTAGTGATCGGTAAACGCGGGCGCAATATTCCCGCGGAGCGGGCGCTGGAGCACGTTGCCGGGTACAGCTGCTATATGGACGGCTCGGCCCGCGACTGGCAGCACGCCTGGTTTACCGCCGGAAAAAACTGGCCATCGACCGGCGGCTTCGGCCCCTGGCTGGTGACGCGGGATGAAATCGCCGACCCTAACGCACTAGCGATCAAAACCCGGCTCAACGGCATGGAAGTACAGAACGACAATACCGCCAGCATGATCCACAGCGTTCCGGAGCTGATTGCCTATATCAGCACCTTCTGCGTTCTGACGCCGGGTGACGTTATCCTGACCGGCTCACCGGGCGGCGTGGGGAAAAAACGCACCCCACCGCTGTTCCTGCAGGATGGCGATACGATTGAAGTGGAAATTGAAAATATCGGCTGCCTGCGTAACCGCATCGTTGACGAGGTGCCGGAAGCGTAA
- the lacA gene encoding galactoside O-acetyltransferase, translating to MNISMRDKIKAGELFTDMCEGLPEERLRGKELMYEFNHTRPSEVEKRDKLIREMFGKVGKHVWVEPPVYFSYGTNIHIGDNFYANFNFTIVDDYTVTIGDNVLIAPNVTISVTGHPVHHELRKAGEMFSFPVTIGNNVWIGSNVVINPGITIGDNSVIGAGSVVTKDIPPDVVAVGVPCKVIRSINERDKIFYYKNYTVGSEE from the coding sequence ATGAACATTTCTATGAGAGATAAAATAAAAGCGGGAGAACTGTTTACCGATATGTGCGAGGGCCTGCCAGAAGAGAGATTACGTGGCAAAGAACTCATGTACGAATTTAATCACACGCGTCCATCAGAGGTGGAAAAAAGAGATAAGCTGATTCGTGAGATGTTTGGAAAAGTGGGAAAACATGTGTGGGTAGAACCGCCGGTTTATTTCTCTTACGGAACCAATATCCATATTGGCGATAATTTCTACGCGAACTTTAATTTTACCATTGTGGACGATTACACGGTCACCATTGGCGATAACGTTTTAATTGCGCCAAATGTGACGATCTCTGTCACAGGGCATCCCGTTCATCACGAGTTGAGAAAAGCCGGAGAGATGTTCTCCTTTCCGGTCACCATCGGCAATAACGTATGGATTGGCAGCAATGTAGTTATCAATCCAGGTATAACGATTGGAGACAATTCGGTTATTGGCGCGGGTAGCGTTGTCACCAAAGATATCCCGCCGGATGTCGTTGCCGTCGGTGTTCCTTGTAAGGTGATCAGAAGTATTAATGAAAGAGATAAAATATTTTATTATAAAAACTACACCGTCGGCTCAGAGGAATAA
- a CDS encoding MFS transporter, producing the protein MYYLKNTNFWMFGFFFFFYFFIMGAYFPFFPIWLHDVNHISKGDTGIIFACISLFSLLFQPAFGLLSDKLGLRKHLLWIITGMLVMFAPFFIYVFGPLLQVNILLGSIVGGIYLGFIYNAGAPAIEAYIEKASRRSNFEFGRARMFGCVGWALCASIAGIMFTINNQFVFWLGSGCAVILALLLFFSKTDAPSSAKVADAVGANNSAFSLKLALELFKQPKLWFLSLYVVGVSCTYDVFDQQFANFFTSFFATGEQGTRVFGYVTTMGELLNASIMFFAPLIVNRIGGKNALLLAGAIMSVRIIGSSFASSALEVVILKTLHMFEIPFLIVGCFKYITSQFEVRFSATIYLVCFCFFKQLAMIFMSVLAGNMYESIGFQGAYLVLGIIALSFTLISVFTLSGPGPFSRSFAQSDKQA; encoded by the coding sequence ATGTACTATTTAAAAAATACTAACTTTTGGATGTTCGGCTTTTTCTTCTTCTTCTACTTTTTTATCATGGGTGCTTATTTCCCCTTCTTTCCTATCTGGTTACACGATGTAAACCATATAAGCAAAGGAGATACGGGGATCATTTTCGCCTGTATTTCACTATTTTCGCTTCTGTTCCAGCCAGCCTTCGGTTTGCTATCCGATAAGCTTGGCTTGCGAAAACATCTGCTGTGGATCATCACCGGGATGCTGGTGATGTTCGCCCCGTTCTTTATTTACGTTTTTGGTCCCTTATTACAGGTAAATATTTTACTGGGGTCGATTGTTGGTGGGATCTACCTTGGCTTTATTTACAATGCCGGCGCACCGGCGATTGAAGCCTATATTGAAAAAGCCAGCCGCCGGAGCAACTTTGAATTTGGCCGCGCCCGCATGTTTGGTTGTGTAGGCTGGGCGCTATGCGCCTCGATTGCCGGAATTATGTTCACCATCAATAACCAGTTTGTCTTCTGGCTGGGTTCCGGTTGCGCCGTTATTCTGGCCTTGCTGCTGTTCTTTTCAAAAACAGATGCGCCTTCTTCCGCGAAGGTCGCCGATGCGGTGGGGGCCAACAACTCAGCTTTCAGCCTGAAGCTGGCGCTGGAGTTATTTAAACAGCCTAAACTCTGGTTCCTCTCGTTGTACGTGGTCGGCGTCTCCTGTACTTACGACGTGTTTGACCAGCAGTTTGCTAACTTCTTCACCTCTTTTTTTGCTACCGGTGAACAAGGTACCCGCGTATTCGGCTACGTCACCACCATGGGTGAGTTACTGAATGCCAGCATCATGTTCTTTGCGCCGCTGATTGTGAATCGTATTGGTGGAAAGAACGCTTTGCTGCTGGCAGGCGCGATCATGTCGGTAAGGATTATCGGCTCGTCTTTCGCCTCCTCCGCACTGGAGGTTGTGATCCTCAAAACGCTGCATATGTTTGAAATACCGTTCCTGATCGTCGGCTGCTTCAAATACATCACCAGCCAGTTTGAAGTCCGTTTCTCCGCCACGATTTATCTGGTCTGTTTCTGCTTCTTCAAACAGTTAGCGATGATTTTTATGTCCGTTCTGGCCGGGAATATGTATGAGAGTATTGGCTTCCAGGGGGCTTATCTGGTGTTAGGGATAATTGCGCTGAGCTTTACGCTGATTTCTGTATTTACCCTTAGCGGGCCGGGACCTTTTTCCCGCTCTTTCGCACAATCGGATAAACAGGCATGA
- a CDS encoding beta-galactosidase has product MPLNTNSLAAVLARRDWENPGVTQLNRLEAHPPFYSWQNADDARANRKSAQKFSLNGQWQFTWFASPEAVPESWLTSDLSQADTINVPSNWQMDGYDAPIYTNVTYPIPVNPPFVPTDNPTGCYSLTFCVDDAWLQEGQTRIIFDGVNSAFHLWCNGCWVGYGQDSRLPSEFDLSDYLHNGENRLAVMVLRWSDGSYLEDQDMWRMSGIFRDVALLHKPTTQISDLRINTRFNDDFSRAVLEAEVRVKGELRDDLRVTVQMWDGEMLVGEKNAPLGSDIIDERGAYHDRITLRLNVENPALWSAETPNLYRAVVQLHTADGTLLEAEACDVGFRQVSIENGLLLLNGKPLLIRGTNRHEHHPDNGQVMDEATMVQDILLMKQNNFNAVRCSHYPNHPMWYTLCDRYGLYVVDEANIETHGMVPMNRLTDDPDWLPAMSQRVTRMVQRDRNHPSIIIWSLGNESGHGVNHDALYRWLKSEDPSRPVQYEGGGANTAATDIICPMYARVDQDQPFPAVPKWSIKKWLSLPGEQRPLILCEYAHAMGNSFGGFAKYWQAFRQYPRLQGGFVWDWVDQSLIKHDADGKPWSAYGGDFGDTPNDRQFCMNGLVFADRTPHPALYEAKHEQQFFQFALLPGAERKIEVTSEYLFRHSDNEVLHWSLALDGNPLASGVVTLDIPPQGRQVIALPDFPKPETAGQLWLTVRVEQPQATAWSQAGHICAWQQWKLDEKLCTQLPQPANHAPKLTASESTFSITVNEKRWEFSRQQGVLTQYWIGEEAQLLTPLIDQFTRAPLDNDIGVSESTRIDPNAWVERWKVAGHYQAEATLLQCDADVLANAVQITTAHAWQYQGETLFVSRKTYRVDGNSEMRIEVDVDVASGTPHPARIGLSCQLAQVAERVSWLGLGPHENYPDRLSAACFDRWDLSLEEMYTPYVFPTENGLRCGTRELKYGPHCWRGDFLFNISRYGQKQLMETSHRHLLQPEAGTWLNIDGFHMGVGGDDSWSPSVSPEFQLSAGRYHYQLVWGQK; this is encoded by the coding sequence ATGCCCCTGAACACAAATTCACTCGCTGCGGTGCTGGCTCGACGCGACTGGGAAAATCCAGGCGTAACGCAACTCAACCGCCTGGAGGCGCACCCTCCTTTTTACAGTTGGCAGAATGCTGATGACGCTCGCGCTAATCGGAAATCTGCGCAGAAATTCAGTCTGAACGGACAGTGGCAATTCACCTGGTTTGCCTCGCCTGAAGCGGTGCCGGAAAGTTGGCTGACAAGCGATCTGTCGCAGGCGGATACCATCAACGTACCGTCCAACTGGCAGATGGACGGTTATGATGCACCGATTTATACCAACGTCACCTATCCCATACCGGTTAACCCGCCGTTTGTACCGACTGATAACCCTACTGGTTGTTACTCGCTCACATTTTGCGTTGACGATGCCTGGCTTCAGGAAGGACAGACGCGAATCATTTTTGATGGCGTGAACTCGGCGTTCCATCTGTGGTGCAACGGTTGCTGGGTGGGCTATGGGCAGGACAGCCGCCTGCCGTCTGAATTTGATCTTAGCGATTATCTGCACAATGGCGAAAACCGTCTGGCGGTCATGGTGCTGCGCTGGAGCGATGGTAGCTATCTGGAAGACCAGGACATGTGGCGGATGAGCGGGATTTTCCGCGATGTTGCTTTGCTGCATAAACCCACCACGCAAATCAGCGACCTGCGGATCAACACCCGTTTCAACGATGACTTTAGCCGCGCGGTTCTGGAAGCGGAAGTCCGGGTGAAGGGCGAGCTGCGCGATGATTTACGCGTGACGGTACAGATGTGGGATGGCGAAATGTTAGTCGGCGAAAAAAACGCCCCATTAGGCAGTGACATCATTGATGAGCGCGGCGCTTACCATGACCGAATCACCCTGCGTCTGAACGTCGAAAACCCAGCATTATGGAGCGCCGAGACGCCGAATCTGTATCGTGCCGTGGTGCAACTGCATACCGCCGACGGTACGCTGCTGGAAGCTGAAGCCTGTGACGTTGGCTTCCGTCAGGTCAGCATTGAAAACGGCCTGCTGTTGTTGAACGGCAAGCCATTGCTGATTCGCGGCACCAACCGTCATGAACATCACCCGGATAATGGCCAGGTGATGGACGAGGCGACGATGGTGCAGGACATTCTCCTGATGAAGCAGAACAACTTTAACGCCGTGCGCTGCTCTCATTACCCGAACCACCCGATGTGGTACACATTGTGCGATCGCTATGGCCTGTATGTGGTGGATGAAGCCAACATCGAAACTCACGGAATGGTGCCGATGAATCGCCTGACCGACGATCCCGACTGGCTGCCCGCCATGAGCCAGCGCGTGACGCGGATGGTGCAGCGCGATCGCAACCATCCGAGCATTATTATCTGGTCATTGGGTAACGAATCGGGTCACGGTGTAAATCATGACGCGCTGTATCGTTGGTTGAAATCAGAAGATCCGTCCCGCCCGGTGCAGTATGAAGGCGGCGGAGCCAACACTGCCGCCACCGATATTATTTGCCCGATGTACGCCCGCGTCGATCAGGATCAGCCTTTTCCTGCCGTGCCGAAATGGTCAATCAAAAAGTGGCTGTCGCTACCCGGCGAGCAGCGCCCGCTGATCCTCTGCGAGTACGCTCACGCGATGGGTAACAGTTTCGGCGGCTTCGCCAAATACTGGCAGGCATTCCGCCAGTATCCGCGTCTGCAGGGGGGCTTCGTCTGGGACTGGGTGGATCAGTCGCTTATCAAACACGATGCTGATGGCAAGCCGTGGTCTGCGTATGGCGGTGATTTTGGCGACACGCCTAACGATCGCCAGTTCTGCATGAATGGCCTGGTATTCGCCGATCGCACGCCGCATCCGGCATTGTATGAAGCCAAACATGAACAGCAATTTTTCCAGTTTGCGCTGCTGCCGGGGGCCGAACGTAAGATTGAAGTCACCAGCGAATACCTGTTCCGCCACAGCGATAACGAGGTTCTGCACTGGTCGCTGGCGCTGGATGGTAATCCACTGGCTTCAGGCGTGGTGACGCTGGATATCCCGCCGCAGGGGCGTCAGGTCATCGCGCTACCTGACTTCCCGAAACCGGAAACCGCAGGCCAGCTGTGGCTGACCGTTCGCGTTGAACAGCCTCAAGCAACCGCATGGTCGCAGGCCGGACATATTTGCGCCTGGCAACAATGGAAGCTCGACGAGAAACTCTGTACGCAGCTGCCGCAGCCCGCCAACCACGCGCCAAAGCTCACTGCCAGCGAGAGCACATTCAGCATCACAGTGAACGAGAAGCGTTGGGAGTTTAGCCGCCAGCAGGGCGTATTGACGCAGTACTGGATTGGCGAAGAAGCACAACTGTTGACGCCGCTTATTGACCAGTTTACGCGCGCACCGTTGGATAACGACATCGGCGTGAGCGAGTCAACCCGCATTGATCCTAACGCCTGGGTGGAGCGCTGGAAGGTCGCCGGTCACTACCAGGCCGAAGCTACATTGCTGCAATGCGATGCCGACGTACTGGCCAATGCAGTACAGATAACCACCGCACATGCCTGGCAGTATCAGGGGGAAACGCTGTTCGTCAGCCGTAAAACGTACCGTGTCGACGGCAACAGCGAGATGCGAATAGAGGTCGACGTTGACGTTGCCAGCGGCACGCCTCACCCGGCACGTATCGGTCTGAGCTGCCAGCTCGCGCAGGTGGCTGAGCGGGTTAGCTGGCTGGGATTAGGGCCACATGAAAACTATCCGGACAGGCTTTCCGCTGCCTGCTTTGACCGCTGGGATCTGTCGCTGGAGGAGATGTATACCCCGTATGTTTTCCCGACTGAAAATGGTCTGCGCTGTGGAACCCGTGAACTCAAATACGGCCCGCACTGCTGGCGTGGTGATTTCCTGTTCAACATCAGCCGCTATGGTCAGAAGCAGTTGATGGAGACCAGCCACCGCCATCTGCTACAGCCGGAAGCCGGAACCTGGCTCAATATTGATGGTTTCCATATGGGCGTCGGCGGCGATGACTCGTGGAGTCCTTCGGTTTCGCCGGAATTTCAGCTTAGCGCCGGACGCTACCACTACCAGCTGGTCTGGGGTCAAAAGTAA
- a CDS encoding LacI family DNA-binding transcriptional regulator, with the protein MKQVTLYDVADHAGVSYQTVSRVVNQADHVSAKTREKVEAAMAELNYIPNRVAQQLAGKQTPLIGVATANLALHAPSQIVAAIKSRADRSGASVVIAMVERNGVEACKAAVHNLLTQRVTGLIVNYPLDENDAIAVAASCGNVPVLFLDVSDQSPINSIIFSHDDGARLGVEHLVEHGHQRIALLAGPHSSVSARLRLAGWHKYLAHYQLQLVAETEGDWSAMSGFQQTQQMLNDGTIPSAILVANDQMALGAMRAISEFGLRVASDISVIGYDDTEDSACYIPPLTTIRQDFSLLGKTSVDKLLQLSGGEPATNNQLLPVSLIQRKTVRPPNNHTTSPEALADSLIQLARQISQLSPKI; encoded by the coding sequence GTGAAACAGGTAACGCTATACGATGTCGCAGATCACGCGGGGGTCTCCTATCAGACCGTTTCCCGTGTGGTGAATCAGGCTGACCATGTTTCCGCTAAAACCCGTGAAAAAGTTGAAGCCGCGATGGCGGAGCTGAATTACATTCCCAATCGCGTTGCGCAGCAGCTGGCGGGAAAACAGACGCCGCTTATTGGCGTAGCGACTGCCAACCTTGCGCTGCACGCGCCGTCACAGATTGTCGCGGCCATCAAATCTCGCGCCGACAGATCAGGCGCCAGCGTCGTGATTGCCATGGTGGAGCGCAACGGTGTTGAAGCCTGCAAAGCGGCGGTACATAACCTGCTGACGCAACGGGTAACCGGTTTGATCGTTAACTATCCGCTCGATGAAAACGACGCTATTGCGGTGGCGGCAAGCTGCGGCAACGTGCCGGTACTCTTTCTCGACGTTTCCGACCAGTCCCCCATTAACAGCATTATTTTTTCTCACGATGACGGCGCGCGTCTGGGTGTTGAACATCTGGTAGAGCATGGGCATCAGCGCATTGCGCTACTGGCCGGGCCGCATTCTTCGGTTTCCGCGCGGCTGAGACTCGCAGGCTGGCATAAATATCTGGCGCACTATCAGCTACAGCTGGTTGCTGAAACAGAAGGCGACTGGAGCGCGATGTCCGGTTTTCAGCAAACTCAGCAAATGCTTAATGACGGGACGATCCCCTCCGCCATACTGGTGGCTAACGATCAGATGGCGCTGGGCGCGATGCGGGCGATTAGCGAATTTGGTCTACGCGTGGCGAGCGACATTTCCGTTATTGGTTATGACGATACTGAGGATAGCGCCTGCTATATCCCACCGCTGACGACCATCAGGCAGGATTTTTCGCTGCTCGGCAAAACGAGTGTAGACAAACTGCTGCAACTCTCTGGCGGAGAACCCGCGACTAACAACCAGCTACTGCCCGTGTCATTGATTCAACGTAAAACCGTTCGGCCTCCCAACAACCACACGACCTCCCCTGAGGCCCTCGCCGATTCACTCATCCAGCTCGCACGTCAGATTTCCCAGCTATCGCCCAAAATATGA
- a CDS encoding anaerobic sulfatase maturase — MINSCHVMAKPSGSVCNIDCTYCFYLEKEALYPERNKNWRMSDETLENYIRQHIEAQSGDAVTFAWQGGEPTMMGLPFFRRVVELCGKYANGKKIDHALQTNGVLVDDEWAQFFAEQRFLVGLSIDGPAHLHNQYRVNRAGKGTHDKVVAAMALLKAHNVEFNTLTVVGKHNVDHAREVYDFLLAAGSRYMQFIPLVERMSSDASSPLQLVLPGESAARLAPWTVPSWQFGEFLNQIFDIWVRRDVDSVYVQMFDVALAAWTGQPPVLCVHSQTCGHAFALESNGDLYNCDHFVYPEHKLGNIHQQSIRELNNSEQAIAFGQAKKETLTADCRSCEFRFVCHGGCPKHRFAVSPSGRPGHNYLCAGYKHFFKHVTPYMNVWRQLLDNGYPLPAIMQWLAKEAQQQPKSATRNDPCPCGSGRKYKKCCGAQH; from the coding sequence ATGATTAATAGCTGCCACGTGATGGCAAAACCGAGCGGCTCGGTGTGTAACATCGATTGTACCTACTGCTTTTATCTGGAAAAGGAAGCGCTTTATCCAGAACGCAATAAAAACTGGCGCATGTCCGACGAGACGCTGGAAAACTATATTCGCCAGCATATCGAGGCCCAGTCTGGCGATGCGGTGACCTTTGCCTGGCAAGGCGGTGAGCCGACGATGATGGGGCTGCCGTTCTTTCGCCGCGTCGTTGAGCTTTGTGGTAAATACGCCAACGGCAAAAAGATCGATCATGCCCTGCAAACCAACGGCGTGCTGGTGGACGATGAGTGGGCGCAATTTTTTGCCGAGCAGCGTTTTCTGGTGGGATTGTCGATAGACGGCCCTGCGCATCTGCATAACCAGTACCGCGTCAACCGCGCCGGAAAGGGAACTCACGATAAGGTCGTTGCGGCAATGGCGCTGCTGAAGGCGCATAACGTCGAGTTCAACACCCTGACGGTGGTCGGCAAGCATAACGTCGATCACGCCCGCGAGGTTTATGACTTCCTGCTGGCGGCGGGCTCACGCTATATGCAGTTTATTCCGCTGGTCGAGCGCATGAGCAGCGACGCCTCGTCGCCGCTGCAGCTGGTGCTGCCGGGAGAAAGCGCGGCGCGGCTTGCGCCCTGGACGGTGCCCTCCTGGCAGTTCGGTGAATTCCTGAACCAAATTTTCGATATCTGGGTGCGACGCGACGTCGATAGCGTCTACGTGCAGATGTTTGACGTTGCGTTAGCGGCGTGGACCGGCCAGCCGCCGGTGCTGTGCGTGCATTCCCAAACCTGCGGACATGCTTTCGCGTTGGAATCGAACGGCGATCTGTATAACTGCGATCACTTTGTTTACCCGGAGCATAAGCTGGGTAATATTCACCAGCAGAGTATTCGGGAGTTAAACAATAGCGAACAGGCCATCGCCTTTGGTCAGGCCAAAAAAGAGACGCTGACGGCGGATTGCCGCAGCTGCGAGTTTCGCTTTGTTTGCCATGGCGGCTGCCCGAAGCACCGTTTTGCCGTTTCGCCGAGCGGGCGTCCTGGCCACAACTATCTGTGCGCGGGCTATAAGCACTTTTTCAAGCACGTGACGCCTTATATGAACGTCTGGCGGCAGCTTCTGGACAATGGCTATCCGCTTCCGGCGATTATGCAGTGGCTGGCGAAAGAGGCGCAGCAGCAGCCGAAATCGGCTACCCGCAACGACCCTTGTCCGTGCGGCAGCGGGCGTAAATATAAAAAATGCTGCGGAGCGCAGCATTGA
- a CDS encoding GntR family transcriptional regulator encodes MKEELDYSRGAKPLYAQLYDILLEKLRSGAYKKNDVLPTEAEFEELFGVSRITARRALAELAAKGLVKRQAGIGTMVISTSEKQGVKTRIRLVDGQQQHSISRHNLILEHLLPPPDVAQAFALPAEQKIQRLTRTIYRQNELPAQVNYIWLTPRLGELTLEAFKEGLYSALELRGENIEGYKDTITAELPTAQDCDILQVAAGEPLLVKTRQGFNDRGELVEYTIARHIASCYQYVVENS; translated from the coding sequence ATGAAAGAAGAACTGGACTATTCTCGCGGTGCGAAGCCTTTATACGCTCAGCTTTACGACATTCTGCTCGAGAAACTGAGAAGTGGGGCCTACAAGAAGAATGATGTCCTGCCTACCGAAGCCGAGTTTGAAGAGCTTTTTGGCGTCAGCCGTATTACGGCGCGGCGCGCGCTGGCTGAACTGGCTGCCAAAGGGCTGGTAAAACGCCAGGCCGGTATCGGCACGATGGTCATCAGCACCTCCGAGAAACAGGGAGTAAAGACCCGTATCCGGCTGGTCGACGGCCAGCAGCAGCACTCTATTTCGCGACATAATCTGATACTGGAACATCTTTTGCCGCCGCCGGATGTGGCGCAGGCGTTCGCTCTCCCGGCGGAGCAGAAAATTCAGCGTCTCACCCGCACGATTTATCGGCAAAACGAACTCCCCGCGCAGGTAAACTACATCTGGCTAACGCCGCGTCTGGGCGAATTGACGTTAGAAGCGTTTAAAGAAGGGTTGTACAGCGCGCTGGAGCTGCGCGGCGAGAACATCGAAGGCTATAAAGATACGATTACCGCCGAACTGCCCACCGCGCAGGACTGCGATATTTTGCAGGTTGCCGCAGGGGAGCCGCTGCTGGTGAAGACCCGTCAGGGCTTTAACGATCGCGGAGAGCTGGTGGAATACACCATCGCCCGCCATATCGCCAGCTGCTATCAGTACGTTGTGGAGAATAGCTAA
- a CDS encoding sulfatase has protein sequence MKAIMLMFDSLNKRLLSAYGSDRAITPNFQRLKERTVRFDNGYVGSMPCMPARRELHTGRYNFLHRGWSPIEPFDDSVPELLKKNGIHTHLVTDHKHYWRDGGATYHSRYSTYEFVRGQEGDAWKGVVDKPEYRYESGEPEEIKQRKIASRVQHQINVQFMHNEEDHHLARTIGKGLEFIDTNHASDNWFLQLECFDPHEPFFVPEKYLKMYGIDDPSQFDGWPPYYFVTESAERKSMIQKYYMALLTMVDAYVGKVLDHMDRYDLWRDTMLIVNTDHGFLLGEHEWWGKNIMPLYNEVANIPLFIWHPQHGGAGESRQALAQTIDIPATLLDCFGLDKPADMQGVSLLPALCDDTPVRDYALFGYHGCHINITDGRYVYMRSPIEQGIDGLYEYTLMPTRINRRFTPQELREMTLHPPFSFTKGCPVMKIPAESVMTRGADRFGHRLYDLEADPTQQTQCRDEQVARRLVEQMIRMMQENDAPAELYARYGLDDAQSPLLGLDPHLLPELAAFAPQVRYGLFALLQHLEGSGQHALAEKLQSSCQPTWDRENLWAFVQNDVPEEQHQSVYYKMALEMRLD, from the coding sequence ATGAAAGCGATTATGTTGATGTTTGATTCGCTGAATAAGCGCCTGCTGTCGGCCTACGGCAGCGATCGGGCGATTACGCCGAATTTTCAGCGTCTGAAGGAACGCACGGTCCGTTTCGATAACGGCTACGTCGGCAGCATGCCCTGTATGCCCGCCCGCCGGGAACTGCATACCGGACGCTATAATTTTTTACACCGCGGCTGGTCGCCGATCGAGCCGTTCGATGATTCGGTTCCGGAGCTGCTGAAGAAAAACGGTATTCACACTCATCTGGTGACGGACCACAAGCACTACTGGCGCGACGGCGGGGCGACCTATCATTCGCGCTACAGCACCTACGAATTTGTGCGTGGTCAGGAAGGCGACGCCTGGAAAGGCGTCGTTGATAAGCCAGAATATCGCTACGAATCCGGCGAGCCGGAGGAGATCAAGCAGCGGAAGATCGCCAGCCGGGTACAGCATCAGATCAACGTGCAGTTTATGCACAACGAAGAAGACCATCATCTGGCGCGGACGATCGGCAAAGGGCTGGAGTTTATTGATACCAACCACGCCAGCGATAACTGGTTTTTACAACTGGAGTGTTTCGATCCGCATGAGCCGTTTTTCGTGCCGGAAAAGTACCTGAAGATGTACGGCATTGACGATCCTTCGCAGTTTGACGGCTGGCCGCCGTACTACTTTGTTACCGAAAGCGCCGAACGCAAGAGCATGATCCAGAAGTATTATATGGCACTACTGACCATGGTCGATGCGTATGTTGGCAAGGTGCTGGACCATATGGATCGCTACGACCTGTGGCGTGATACGATGCTGATCGTCAATACCGACCACGGTTTTCTGCTCGGTGAGCACGAGTGGTGGGGAAAAAATATCATGCCGCTGTATAACGAAGTGGCGAATATTCCTTTATTTATCTGGCACCCGCAGCACGGCGGTGCGGGCGAATCCCGTCAGGCGCTGGCGCAAACAATTGATATTCCGGCGACGCTGCTGGACTGCTTTGGTCTGGATAAACCGGCGGATATGCAGGGCGTGTCGCTGCTTCCCGCGCTGTGCGACGATACGCCAGTGCGTGACTATGCCCTGTTTGGCTATCACGGCTGCCATATCAATATTACCGATGGTCGCTATGTTTATATGCGCTCGCCCATTGAACAAGGCATCGATGGCCTGTACGAATACACGCTGATGCCGACGCGCATTAATCGCCGTTTTACGCCGCAGGAGCTGCGGGAGATGACGCTGCATCCGCCATTTAGCTTTACCAAAGGCTGCCCGGTGATGAAAATCCCCGCCGAGTCGGTGATGACCCGCGGTGCCGATCGCTTTGGTCATCGTCTGTATGATTTAGAGGCCGATCCAACGCAACAAACCCAGTGCCGTGATGAACAGGTCGCGCGGCGGCTAGTGGAGCAGATGATTCGCATGATGCAGGAAAACGATGCGCCCGCTGAGCTGTACGCGCGCTATGGCCTGGATGATGCGCAAAGTCCGCTGCTGGGGCTGGATCCGCATCTGCTGCCGGAGCTGGCCGCCTTTGCGCCGCAGGTGCGCTACGGCCTGTTTGCGCTGCTGCAGCATTTGGAAGGTAGCGGTCAGCATGCGCTCGCAGAGAAGCTTCAGTCATCCTGCCAGCCAACATGGGATCGGGAAAATTTGTGGGCTTTCGTGCAGAACGATGTTCCAGAGGAGCAGCATCAGAGCGTGTACTATAAGATGGCGCTAGAAATGCGACTTGATTAA